From a region of the Pongo pygmaeus isolate AG05252 chromosome 5, NHGRI_mPonPyg2-v2.0_pri, whole genome shotgun sequence genome:
- the LOC129039106 gene encoding uncharacterized protein LOC129039106 yields the protein MGLAGRSLYLSLHCFQHHWLSPQLKCKICHHCYLGCLRFTQVPQARGHALNLVSERGTQRLLGKRIRILKPRVFSPTAPALAVACQTSPLIFAFLPASAFVYLRRQDPTVKSERKTGGSRFSSRCHVSQCHLLSSQRQLDVVTDFLGMSKYLAVGLLDHMKMPDYISSAISESSSCSTPSLALNIVDRCLDSQKDKLQCTLKDSSTVN from the exons ATGGGTTTGGCGGGAAGATCTCTGTACCTCAGTCTCCATTGCTTTCAGCACCACTGGCtttctccccagctcaagtgcaAAATCTGCCATCATTGCTACCTGGGGTGCCTCAGATTCACCCAAGTACCCCAGGCCAGAGGACATGCTCTCAACCTTGTTTCAGAAAGAGGGACCCAAAGGCTGTTAGGGAAGAGAATCAGGATCCTCAAACCCAGGGTTTTCTCACCCACTGCCCCTGCTCTGGCTGTGGCCTGCCAGACCTCTCCTCTGATTTTCGCTTTCCTTCCTGCCAGTGCCTTTGTTTATCTGAGGCGCCAAGATCCCACTGTGAAGTCTGAAAGGAAGACTGGTGGTTCTCGCTTTTCCTCTAGATGCCATGTCTCCCAATGTCATCTTCTTTCCTCTCAAAGACAATTGGATGTTGTTACAGATTTTCTTGGAATGAG taaatacctagcagtgggattgctagatcacatGAAAATGCCAGACTATATTTCATCAGCAATATcagagagttccagttgctctacaCCCTCACTAGCACTTAATATTG TTGATCGCTGCCTGGATTCACAGAAGGACAAATTACAATGCACTTTGAAAGACTCGTCTACAGTCAACTAA